In Flavobacterium sp. GSB-24, the genomic window TTTGATGCTTTTCTTGAAATCCAGATTCCTATACCGACCGACATTACGATATAGATTAAAATGATTGATACGTCTATAATGTTCATTAAATATTTATTTTGAATTAGTTAGTCAAACCCCAGTTTTTGTTTGGCTCCGCTCCCATTGTAAAATGAAGCACACCGCCTTGCAGCATTTCTTGGTGAGAGATTGCTGTTTTATTAAATGCTTTTCCGTTTAAAGTAGCCGATTGGATATAGAAATTTTTGTTTGAAACATTTTCTGCTTCAATTACAAAAGTTTTTCCATTTGGAAGATTTAAAGTTGATTTCTCGAAAATCGGACTTCCAATTTCGTACTCTCCAGAAGCTGGATTCATTGGATATAACCCCATTGAACTGAATACATACCAAGCCGACATTTGTCCGCAGTCTTCGTTTCCGCTTAGACCATTTGCAGTCGTATTATATTGTGTGTCCAAAATATGGCGAACCCAATATTGCGTTCTCCAAGGCTGACCTGCGTGATTAAACATATAAGCAATGTGGTGGCTTGGCTCGTTACCGTGCGCATACTGCCCGATCAAACCAGAAATATCTGCAGAAACATTGTTTCCAGTAATCTCAGAACTTTCTGTAAATAATTGTTCTAATCGTTTTGTGAAAGTGGCATTTCCGCCATGAAGCTTAATAAAATTGTCAACATTATGAGGTACAAACCAGCTGTGCTGCCAAGCATTTCCTTCTGTATAATCAGTATGTTCCCTGTGGTTAGAGTGTTTTGGGTCGAAAGGCTCGTTCCAAGATTTTCCATCTTCCGATTTTCCTCTCATAAAACCAGATTTGGCATCAAATAAATATTCGTAAGCTTTTGCACGTTTAGAGAAAAACTCATAATCAGCTTGTTTTCCTAGAGCTTTCGCCATTTGCGCTACACACCAATCATCATAAGCATATTCTAAAGTAATGGTAACTGATTCGTCTAATAAATTATAAGGGATGTAACCGTATTTTTTGTAGAAGTTTAAACCGCGTTCGTCCTGCATCATTGTGGCTTTCATGGCTTCAAATGCTTTTTCAGCATCAAAACCTTTAATACCTTTCATATAAGCATCTGCAATAACTGGAATAGAGTGATATCCTGTCATTGTATTGGTTTCATTAGCATACAAAGTCCAAACTGGCAATATTTTTTTGGTTTCGTAATACGCTAACATTGAGTTAACCATATCTGAAACTCTGTTTGGATCTAATATTGTAAGTAACGGATTCTCTGCTCTAAAGGTATCCCAAAGCGATAAAGTAGAATAAGCGGTATAATTTTTTGAAGTAACAATTTTGTCGTCTTCAGTTCTAAACTGTCCATTTTTGTCGCTGTACGTAACTGGCGCAACTTGAGCGTGATACAAAGCGGTGTAGAAAATAGTTTTTAAAGAATCAACCGGAGTTTCTACAGAAATTTTGCTTAAAGCTTTATTCCAAACTGCAGAAGCATCTGTTTTTACCTTTTCAAATTCCTGATCTTTATCTAAATTGTTTTTCGCATTTGCAATACTAACTGAAGAAAGTGCCACTTTTACACCTAATTCTTTAGAATTTTTAGGATCGAAGAATAATTGCAAAGCTGTATTTTCACCTTCTGCATTTTTAGCATTAACAACTTTTTTATCAGCAGTAATAATAGATTCTGTGATTGGTTTTGAAAATTTAGCCACAAAAAATACTTTCTGATTTTTTGCCCAGCCTGTACTGTAACGGAAACCGCTGATGGTATTGGCATCTTCAATTGTAATAGAAGTTTTTACTGCTTTGTCCCAATTAATAGCGAAACCAAGATCTACAATAACTGATTGTGTATTGGTATCATTAAAAGTATATTTATGGTATGCGGTTCTTTGCGTAGACGTTAATTCTACATTGATTTTAGGATCTTCAAGAAAAACTTGGTAATAACCCGGTACTGCTTTTTCGTTAACATGATTATATTTTGATTTATACGGAAGGAAATCGCGTGAAGCGGCTTTGGCGGTTAAGTCTAACTTTTTGTTTGTCGGCATAAATAAAATATCTGCCAAATCACCGATTCCTGTTCCGCTTAAGTGTAAGTGACTAAATCCAGAAACTATAGAGTCAGAATAATGATAACCTGAGCACCAGTCCCAGCTAGAAACCCCATTATCTGGACTCACTTGCAGCATCCCAAATGGAACTGTCGCGCCTGGATACGTATGTCCGTGACCGCCAGTACCTATAAAAGGATCTACATAATTTGCTGCAAAACTTTGCTGATGTTTATTTTTATCTACATTTATTTTGCAACTTGCAGTAAAAATTACCGTCAGAGAAAGCAGAGTAATTTTCCTCATATCAAAACAATATTAATTTAACTTTAAATTTAGATAAATTCAACTTTTACCAAAATAAATTTAGACGGACGACATTTAAACAGCTCTAAACATCAAAAAAAAGCAACAAACGACATTTTAAATTACCACTATGATTTTCAACTCAAGCAAGCTTTACACTTTACCTATACGCTATCATGTTTACTTTTGGCTCACATATTTTTTGTTCAATACACTGCGCTGGGGAAGCTATTTTAACGATTACGTATATTCTTTAAAAACTACTTTACTTGGTTTTCCTATTCACATGGCATTATGTTATCTGAATATTTTGGTTTTGATGCCTCATTTGGTCTATCGTAAAAAATATGTCCTATATATTATAACAGTACTTTCGGCAATTTTTGTCATGGTTGTTCTAAAATTTAATTTGACTTATTTGCTGATTACGCATGACGTTTGGCCAGAAGGTCCGCAAACCATCAATACACTTACGCTAAATTATACGATAGACATGATGATGGGCGAATTATATGTGATGACTTTTGTAACAGCTATTAAAATCACGCTCGATCTTTTACAAGAACAAAAACGTGTCACCGATCTGGAAAAATCGCAGCTGGAAACAGAATTATTATTTTTAAAATCTCAGATTTCACCTCACTTTTTCTTTAATACCTTGAATAATATTTATTCGCTTTCTGTAGAAAAATCAAACAAAACGCCTAAGATAGTTTTAAAGCTTTCTGAATTAATGCGTTACATGCTTTATGAAACAAAAGAAAAAAAACAGTCATTAGAGAACGAAATTCTATGTATTCAAAATTATCTTGATTTAGAGAGAATTAGAAACGGAGAAAGACTAGAAGTTAATATGTACATTTCAGGAGATATACATGATAAAGAAATTTCACCCGTTCTATTATTGACTTTTGTTGAAAATGCTTTTAAACATGGCGTTAATAAAAATACCGGAAATGTTGTTATCGATATTAATTTTAAGGTAAAAGGCGATTTCTTATACTTCAGTATTTCAAACCCAATGCCCGAAATTACCGTACATAAAGATAATTTTAACAAGGCAAGTGGTATAGGTATTGAAAACGTCAAAAAAAGACTTGAATTAGGATATAATAAAAGTGACTATAAGCTTTCATTTAAAAATAAAAAGAATATTTTTGTCGTTAAACTAGTCATAAAAGTCACGTAGCCTCGCTTTTAGCTATTTCGAAAACTATACCTACAAAAAAACCATATCGGCCTAAAATAATATTTACAAATGAAAATAAAGTGTTTAATTATCGATGATGAGCCATTGGCAATAAACGTTATTAAAAGTTATATTGAACAGATTGAAGATTTAGAACTCATTAATACCTTTAGTAATTCTATTGAAGGGTTAAATTTCTTGAAAAACAATACTATTGATGTAATTTTTCTTGACATTAATATGCCTGTGTTAGACGGTATAAATTTTATCAAAAGTTTAGAAAACCCGCCTCTGCTTATTATCACGAGCGCTTACGATCAATTTGCAATTGAAACTTACGAGCTGGATGTTTTAGATTATCTGGTAAAACCAATTGAGTTTCCTAGATTAATGAAAGCCGTAAACAAAATCAACAAACGACTTAATAATACCAGTAAAATTCCTCAGGAAAATAGTAAAGAAAACCCTTTCATCTTCGTTAAAATCGACAAGAAAAAAATGAAGAAGATTTTCTTGAACGAAATTTTGGTCATCGAAAGCTTAAAAGATTATTTAAAAATAAGTACCTCTTCTGGCAAATTCATCATTCACAGCACTTTATCAGATTTTACGAGTTTATTACCTGAAAGAGATTTCATAAGAATCCACAGATCTTACACGATCGCAATTGATAAAATTGATGCTGTAGAAGGAAATAGCATTGAAATTGAAGGACTTAGATACGTTATTGGAAGATCTTATATTGATGAAGTAAAGCAGAAAATTTTGAATTCTTCCATTTAGGGTTTTACCGCAAAGGCGCAAAGATTTACGCAAAGTTCGCTAAGTTTTTTTTAGTTTATATTTTAAAAAAGGATTATAAAAAAGTTCGCAAAGCTTAAAGAATAAGCTTTGCGAACTTTTTTATCTATTTTCATCTAGAAAAAAACCCTTTGTGAGCTTTGCGTAAATCTTTGCGCTCTTTGCGGTTAAAAAAACTTCGCGGTTAAAAAAAACTCTGCAGTAAAAAAACACAAAACGAGTAAAAAACGAAAATGCGGCCAACCACGACCGCATTTTCTCTCAATTATAGGTAACTAACCAAAATAAACCATGAAATAGTCTATTATCTTTATTGCTGGAAAAATCCTTAGAAATGATAACGTTTAAACGCTTCGATAGCCGAATAATCTGCTAATCCTAAGTTGTGATATTTTTCTGCAGTCAATCTATTTCTGTCTTCAACTCGCACCCAAAACTCCCTGCTGTCATCACCTTGAAACATAACTCCGTCTTTTTGAGACTGGTGATAAAAAATCGCATGTCGTTTCTTTAAAACCTGGTCAGGACTCATTGGTACTGCCATGTCAATTTGGTACGATTCCCATTCATGCCATGCGCCTCTGTAAAGCCAAACCCAGCAGTCGTCCATAAAACTTTTGTGTTTTAATCTTTTTAAAGCTTCAAACAAACTGTCTAAACAAACTTTATGAGTTCCGTGCGGATCTGCTAAATCTCCGGCGGCATAAATTTGATGCGGTTTTATTCTTTCAATAATATCACACATAATGTCGATATCTGTATCCGAAAGATTATTCTTTTTCACTGTTCCTGTTTCGTAAAACGGAAGATCTAAAAAGTTAACATTAGAATCTGGCAAACCAATGTAACGAGTTGCTCCAAAAGATTCACTTCTTCTAATTAATCCTTTTAATTTTCTAACCTCAGGAGAATCAATTTCATTTCCGGTTCTGTTTTGAAGGAAATCAATAATTTCATCTGAAACAGTAGAATTTGGATTTAATGCTTTTGAAATTTCTGCAAATTTTAAAGCTTCTTCATTCGAAACCGCGATATTTCCAGAAGTCTGATACGCAATATGAACTTCATGCCCCTGCTCTACCAAACGGTCAAATGTTCCTCCCATCGAAATCACATCATCATCCGGATGCGGACTAAAAATAATTACTCTTTTCTTTTCAGGAGTTGAACGTTCTGGTCTATAGGTATCATCTGCATTTGGTTTTCCTCCCGGCCATCCTGTAATGGTTTGCTGCATTTTATTAAACATCTTAATGTTCAAATCGTATGCAGTTCCTTCTTCCGTCAAAAGACTCGACATTCCGTTGTCGTTATAGTCTTTATCAGTTAGTTTTAGGAAAGGTTTCTTCGTCAACTCACTTAACCATGCCACCGCTTTTAATTTTAATTCATCTGTCCAAACACAAGACTTAACCAGCCAAGGCGTTTTTACCCTTGTAAGTTCAGATGAAGCTTCTGTATCTAGAACAAATGTTGTGTTGTTATGCTCTTGTAAATACGTAGCCGGCACTTGCGAAGAAACCTCGCCTTCAATTGTATTTTTTATAATTCCTGCTTTACTAATTCCCCATCCTAGTAAAACGATTCTTTTTGCATTTCTAACGGTTCCAATTCCCATTGTAATGGCTTTTCTGGGAACATTGTCAATTCCTAAAAAAGAAGAGGCCGCATCGACACGTGTCAAATGATCCAAAGTAATACTTCTGGTTCCAGAGTTTACATGCGAACCTGGTTCATTAAAACCAATATGTCCTGTTCTGCCGATTCCTAAAAGCTGAAAATCTAAACCGCCGTACGATTTAATTTTCATCTCATAATCAATACAATATTGTTGTAATTCCTCAGCACTAACCTGTCCGTCTGGAATATTGATATTTTCTGGAAGAATATTAACGTGATGAAACAAATGCTCGTGCATAAAATGATAATAACTCTGAATATCATTTTTATCCATCGGATAATATTCATCTAAATTGAAGGTCACTACGTTTGCAAAACTCAGTCCTTCTTCTTTATGTTTTCTTACAAGCTCTTCGTAAACTTTTATTGGAGAAGATCCTGTAGCTAAACCTAAAACACAAGGTTCGTTTAGTTCATTTTTTCTCTGAATTAAATTGGCAATTTCCTGCGCGACCAATAAAGAAGCTTCCTGCGACGATTCGAAAATAACATTATGAATTTTCTCAAAACGAGTTTCTTCAAATTTTCCTGCTTCCGTAAATCCAATATCTTCTTTAATCATATCGCTGTCGCTCATTTAATTAATGTAAGATAAAAGTAGAATTAAATAGTCCGTTAGAACTAAAATTTCGACTAATAACGACTATCGTTCGGCAGAAAACAAAATAGCAAACTTCAAGTAGTTTTTAAGGAGCAGAAAAAGCCTTTATTCGATGATGCTGATTTCGGCAATCGAAACACTTTGCGCTTTTCCTATGCCAGCTGTCGCCACAAATCTTAAAAATCTTGCTTTAACTGCAGCAAAACTCTTAAATTGTTCAATTGGGTTGTGTTTGATATTTGAAAATTCTCCTTCCGATTGTTTAGTCCACGTAATATTGTCTTCGCTGGTATAAAATTCATAATTCGAAATTAAATTCAAATTATTTCCAACCTGCTGTGGTATATACGTAAAGCCTTTTATTTCTATTAATTCACCCATGTCAATAATCACAGATTGAGGCAGTTTATTTTCATCATTTCCAAAACCCCAATCGGTATTGGCATCGCCATCAATAATTTTTTCAACAGTTTTAGTGTCACCGCTTGAAACCGAAATCACTTTCCATTTTTCTTTAGAAACACCGTATTTAGCCGTTTTAACAGCACTATTAATTTTTTCTTTAGTGTTTCTTGAAATGGCTTTAATTGTTACTGCTTTATTATAAGTAAAAGGAGTTTTGTATAAAGTGCTTTTTTCAGAAGGCATTTTCCCGTCTAAAGTATAGTAAACCGTATTTCCATCTTCCGATTTAATCGTCACCAAGCCATTTTTATCACGAAGAATCTGCGGTTCTTTTACAAAAGTCGGCGCATTATAGGCTTCAATTGTATTAATTACAAAGCCAGCTTTTGCATCTAAAATGTTAATTCTAAGCGCTGAAGCCGTCACACGGTCTAAACGTAAAATTCTTTTGTAACCAATTGTGGTTTCATTGGCAATTGTTTTCCATTGTCCGTTTACATTAACTTCTACAGAAAATGCTTTTACGCGCTGTCCTAATTTTATATATTCCTGAAGTAAAAGTCTATTGATTGCTATTGGCTTTTTAAACGTAAATTCAATCGAAGCCTGTTTGACTTTATCGTCTGTTGCCCAATACGTATTTTTATTTCCATCAATAACATTTTGAGGTCCGAAATTAGAATCGGTTCCTCTTGTGTTTGAAGCTTGAACTTTAGAACCAGCCAATAATTCTGTTTTGAAATCGGCTTTAATTGTTGCCACCAATTCTTTTAATCTTGCTTCATCATTTTCATGAACCAAACCGCGTTTGTCAACTGGAAGATTCAATAATAAAGTCGCATTTCGCCCAATTGATTCATAATAAATATCGACCATTTCATCAAGCGAACGAACCTTATCGTCTTCCACAGAATGGTAAAACCATCCTGGGCGTATCGAAACATCGGCTTCGCCTGGAACCCATTTTTCTCCATCTTCATGTCCAGACATAAATTCGCTGTAATGTACTTTTCCAGCTAACTCATCTTTCTGACGTAATAACGACCAATTGGTTTTTCCTGCGCGCCCTTCTTCATTCCCAATCCATCTCGCTTCTGATGGTCCAACTCCCCAAACCAACGTTTTTGGAGCGATATCGTAAATCATTTTATAAGTTTCATCCCAATTATAGTAGGTAAGCGAATTGATTTTTCTGGTTTCATTTGCTCCTCCGTAATAACCGTCACCGCCATTTGCACCGTCAAACCACATTTCGAAAACATCTCCGTAATTTGTCAATAATTCTTTTAATTGATTTCTAAAATACGTTATATATTCAGGTTTTCCGTATTGCGGATGATTTCTGTCCCATGGCGAAAGGTATAATCCTAGCTTTAAATCGTATTCTTTACAGGCTGCAGCCAATTCTTTTACCAAATCTCCTTTTCCGTTTTCCCAAGGAGAATTCTTAACCGACCGTTCTGTATAGGCTGATGGCCATAAACAAAAACCGTCGTGATGTTTGGCAACCAGAATAATTCCTTTCATTCCGGCTTCTTTTACCACGTGTGCCCACTGGCGAACATCCAATTGCGACGGATTAAAAAGCTCTGGCGATTCGTCTCCGTAACCCCATTCTTTATTGGTAAAAGTGTTTAATGAAAAGTGTACAAAAGCATAAAATTCCATTTCCTGCCAGTCGATTTGTTTTTGCGTCGGAAGCGGTCCAAAAGGCTTTGGAGCATTGGCCAATTCCTGACTCGAAACATTAGAAATTACACCAAAAAAACATAACGAAAGGAATACTTTTTTCATTTGCTGAATTGCTTTAAAATAATCTATAAAGCATAAATGTAGTATAAATTGATTTTCTCATCTACAGAATTTCGACCAACAACAAATTTAAAAGTGTTTTGGTTTTGAATGTATATTTAAAATATGATTTGACTTGAAAGAGTTTAATCTTCCATCTTAAAATAAAAATCAAAATAGCGGAAACAACAAACACAAGCAAAACAAACAATCTGTTTATCATTGCAATTGAAAAACCTAACTTTGTGGCATCTATAAATGGATACGAAAAAAAGTATATGTACCATTGGTTAAAAGGCCAAAGCACAATAATTTTTTACAATATTCTCTTTTGATTTTGGCTTTCTATAATCGTTTTTTCAAGACGTGATTGTCTCGTTTTTTCCTGCTTGGCACTCATAATCCAATGGATCATTACTTTTTTGTATGAAGGCGCTTGTTTCTCAAAAAATTCCCAAGCTATTTTATTACTTTTAAACTCTTTCTCATAAGCTTCATCCAGCGGAACGGGTTCTTTTTCGTGAGAATATATTTTAGATTTACTTTCCGTTCTAAAACT contains:
- a CDS encoding GH92 family glycosyl hydrolase; translated protein: MRKITLLSLTVIFTASCKINVDKNKHQQSFAANYVDPFIGTGGHGHTYPGATVPFGMLQVSPDNGVSSWDWCSGYHYSDSIVSGFSHLHLSGTGIGDLADILFMPTNKKLDLTAKAASRDFLPYKSKYNHVNEKAVPGYYQVFLEDPKINVELTSTQRTAYHKYTFNDTNTQSVIVDLGFAINWDKAVKTSITIEDANTISGFRYSTGWAKNQKVFFVAKFSKPITESIITADKKVVNAKNAEGENTALQLFFDPKNSKELGVKVALSSVSIANAKNNLDKDQEFEKVKTDASAVWNKALSKISVETPVDSLKTIFYTALYHAQVAPVTYSDKNGQFRTEDDKIVTSKNYTAYSTLSLWDTFRAENPLLTILDPNRVSDMVNSMLAYYETKKILPVWTLYANETNTMTGYHSIPVIADAYMKGIKGFDAEKAFEAMKATMMQDERGLNFYKKYGYIPYNLLDESVTITLEYAYDDWCVAQMAKALGKQADYEFFSKRAKAYEYLFDAKSGFMRGKSEDGKSWNEPFDPKHSNHREHTDYTEGNAWQHSWFVPHNVDNFIKLHGGNATFTKRLEQLFTESSEITGNNVSADISGLIGQYAHGNEPSHHIAYMFNHAGQPWRTQYWVRHILDTQYNTTANGLSGNEDCGQMSAWYVFSSMGLYPMNPASGEYEIGSPIFEKSTLNLPNGKTFVIEAENVSNKNFYIQSATLNGKAFNKTAISHQEMLQGGVLHFTMGAEPNKNWGLTN
- a CDS encoding histidine kinase; amino-acid sequence: MIFNSSKLYTLPIRYHVYFWLTYFLFNTLRWGSYFNDYVYSLKTTLLGFPIHMALCYLNILVLMPHLVYRKKYVLYIITVLSAIFVMVVLKFNLTYLLITHDVWPEGPQTINTLTLNYTIDMMMGELYVMTFVTAIKITLDLLQEQKRVTDLEKSQLETELLFLKSQISPHFFFNTLNNIYSLSVEKSNKTPKIVLKLSELMRYMLYETKEKKQSLENEILCIQNYLDLERIRNGERLEVNMYISGDIHDKEISPVLLLTFVENAFKHGVNKNTGNVVIDINFKVKGDFLYFSISNPMPEITVHKDNFNKASGIGIENVKKRLELGYNKSDYKLSFKNKKNIFVVKLVIKVT
- a CDS encoding response regulator transcription factor → MKIKCLIIDDEPLAINVIKSYIEQIEDLELINTFSNSIEGLNFLKNNTIDVIFLDINMPVLDGINFIKSLENPPLLIITSAYDQFAIETYELDVLDYLVKPIEFPRLMKAVNKINKRLNNTSKIPQENSKENPFIFVKIDKKKMKKIFLNEILVIESLKDYLKISTSSGKFIIHSTLSDFTSLLPERDFIRIHRSYTIAIDKIDAVEGNSIEIEGLRYVIGRSYIDEVKQKILNSSI
- the nagB gene encoding glucosamine-6-phosphate deaminase; protein product: MSDSDMIKEDIGFTEAGKFEETRFEKIHNVIFESSQEASLLVAQEIANLIQRKNELNEPCVLGLATGSSPIKVYEELVRKHKEEGLSFANVVTFNLDEYYPMDKNDIQSYYHFMHEHLFHHVNILPENINIPDGQVSAEELQQYCIDYEMKIKSYGGLDFQLLGIGRTGHIGFNEPGSHVNSGTRSITLDHLTRVDAASSFLGIDNVPRKAITMGIGTVRNAKRIVLLGWGISKAGIIKNTIEGEVSSQVPATYLQEHNNTTFVLDTEASSELTRVKTPWLVKSCVWTDELKLKAVAWLSELTKKPFLKLTDKDYNDNGMSSLLTEEGTAYDLNIKMFNKMQQTITGWPGGKPNADDTYRPERSTPEKKRVIIFSPHPDDDVISMGGTFDRLVEQGHEVHIAYQTSGNIAVSNEEALKFAEISKALNPNSTVSDEIIDFLQNRTGNEIDSPEVRKLKGLIRRSESFGATRYIGLPDSNVNFLDLPFYETGTVKKNNLSDTDIDIMCDIIERIKPHQIYAAGDLADPHGTHKVCLDSLFEALKRLKHKSFMDDCWVWLYRGAWHEWESYQIDMAVPMSPDQVLKKRHAIFYHQSQKDGVMFQGDDSREFWVRVEDRNRLTAEKYHNLGLADYSAIEAFKRYHF
- a CDS encoding alpha-L-fucosidase translates to MKKVFLSLCFFGVISNVSSQELANAPKPFGPLPTQKQIDWQEMEFYAFVHFSLNTFTNKEWGYGDESPELFNPSQLDVRQWAHVVKEAGMKGIILVAKHHDGFCLWPSAYTERSVKNSPWENGKGDLVKELAAACKEYDLKLGLYLSPWDRNHPQYGKPEYITYFRNQLKELLTNYGDVFEMWFDGANGGDGYYGGANETRKINSLTYYNWDETYKMIYDIAPKTLVWGVGPSEARWIGNEEGRAGKTNWSLLRQKDELAGKVHYSEFMSGHEDGEKWVPGEADVSIRPGWFYHSVEDDKVRSLDEMVDIYYESIGRNATLLLNLPVDKRGLVHENDEARLKELVATIKADFKTELLAGSKVQASNTRGTDSNFGPQNVIDGNKNTYWATDDKVKQASIEFTFKKPIAINRLLLQEYIKLGQRVKAFSVEVNVNGQWKTIANETTIGYKRILRLDRVTASALRINILDAKAGFVINTIEAYNAPTFVKEPQILRDKNGLVTIKSEDGNTVYYTLDGKMPSEKSTLYKTPFTYNKAVTIKAISRNTKEKINSAVKTAKYGVSKEKWKVISVSSGDTKTVEKIIDGDANTDWGFGNDENKLPQSVIIDMGELIEIKGFTYIPQQVGNNLNLISNYEFYTSEDNITWTKQSEGEFSNIKHNPIEQFKSFAAVKARFLRFVATAGIGKAQSVSIAEISIIE